The following coding sequences lie in one Candidatus Paceibacterota bacterium genomic window:
- the mnmA gene encoding tRNA 2-thiouridine(34) synthase MnmA, translating into MLKKAKKVFVAMSGGVDSSVSAALLQKAGYDVTGVFIKVWQPDFIHCTWKEDRRDAMRVAALLDIPFLTLDLEKEYKKEVVDYMLAEYKAGRTPNPDVMCNQQIKFGAYYRWALKQGADYVATGHYARVTRSQLFEGKDKNKDQSYFLWTLTKDQLAHILFPIGDFKKEKVRQLAKKFKLPNAEKKDSQGLCFIGKVDMKEFLSHFIKPKAGKVVDEEGNTLGDHNGAFFFTIGERHGFNITKKSPKDKPYYVIGKDLKKNLLIVSDRSKIAEESKKRKSCSLSAVNWIENPTTGKNYTCRIRYRQEKQKCTIKRRGKNFEAVFAAPQTTLASGQSLVLYEQEKCLGGGVIEV; encoded by the coding sequence ATGCTAAAGAAAGCTAAAAAAGTTTTTGTCGCCATGTCCGGCGGAGTGGATTCGTCTGTTTCGGCCGCGTTGCTCCAAAAGGCCGGCTATGATGTTACTGGAGTATTCATAAAAGTCTGGCAGCCGGACTTTATTCATTGCACTTGGAAGGAAGATAGGAGGGATGCCATGCGGGTGGCCGCTCTTTTGGATATTCCGTTTTTAACTTTGGATTTAGAAAAGGAATACAAAAAGGAAGTGGTGGACTACATGCTGGCCGAATATAAAGCCGGACGAACACCCAATCCGGACGTTATGTGCAATCAGCAGATTAAATTCGGCGCTTATTATCGATGGGCTCTGAAGCAGGGAGCGGATTATGTCGCCACTGGTCATTATGCACGGGTGACCCGAAGTCAATTATTTGAAGGAAAGGATAAAAACAAAGACCAAAGCTACTTTTTGTGGACTTTAACGAAAGATCAATTAGCGCATATCTTGTTTCCGATCGGAGATTTCAAAAAAGAAAAGGTTCGGCAGCTTGCCAAAAAATTCAAGCTGCCGAACGCCGAGAAAAAGGACAGCCAAGGCCTCTGCTTTATCGGCAAAGTGGATATGAAGGAATTTTTATCCCACTTTATTAAGCCTAAGGCAGGGAAGGTGGTAGATGAAGAGGGAAATACCCTCGGCGATCATAACGGCGCCTTCTTTTTCACTATTGGCGAAAGACATGGGTTTAATATCACTAAAAAATCTCCGAAAGATAAGCCCTATTATGTTATCGGCAAGGATCTGAAGAAGAACTTACTTATCGTTTCTGATCGGTCGAAAATAGCTGAAGAAAGCAAAAAAAGAAAAAGCTGCAGCTTATCAGCCGTTAATTGGATAGAAAACCCGACAACCGGCAAGAATTACACTTGTCGAATTCGCTATAGACAAGAAAAGCAGAAATGTACCATAAAAAGGCGCGGCAAAAACTTCGAAGCCGTTTTTGC
- a CDS encoding redox-regulated ATPase YchF yields MSLSIGIVGLPNVGKSTLFNALTKKGVPAENYPFCTIDPSVGIVPVPDERLEKLAAMSKSKKVIPAVVEFVDIAGLVKGASEGAGLGNKFLSHIREVDAIIEVVRIFEDKDILHVHQKVDPLFDIEIINLELEAAGIKKPTLYVLNTSEASENHREIISKLPGPYIEIDPIFGTGLDNLIKAGYDLLDLITFLTTGEKESRAWTTPRGSTAPQAGAAIHSDFRDKFIRAEVIQYEKLIEAGSYATARAKGWVRTEGKEYIVQDGDVIEFLI; encoded by the coding sequence ATGTCTCTTTCTATTGGTATTGTCGGTCTGCCGAATGTCGGCAAGTCCACTCTCTTTAATGCTTTGACTAAAAAAGGGGTGCCGGCCGAGAATTATCCATTTTGTACCATTGATCCATCGGTCGGAATCGTACCGGTGCCGGATGAGCGCTTGGAGAAGCTTGCAGCGATGTCCAAATCCAAGAAGGTTATTCCGGCCGTGGTGGAATTCGTGGATATTGCCGGCCTGGTTAAAGGGGCGAGTGAAGGAGCCGGTCTCGGAAATAAATTTCTCTCCCATATTAGGGAAGTAGATGCCATTATTGAAGTGGTCAGAATTTTTGAGGATAAGGACATTCTGCATGTTCATCAGAAAGTTGATCCGCTTTTTGATATTGAAATTATTAATCTGGAACTTGAGGCGGCCGGGATTAAAAAACCGACTCTGTATGTTTTGAATACTTCGGAGGCCAGTGAAAATCATCGAGAGATTATTTCTAAATTACCAGGTCCTTACATTGAAATCGATCCGATTTTTGGAACCGGTTTAGATAACCTGATTAAAGCCGGCTACGACCTTCTCGATCTTATTACTTTTCTTACAACAGGGGAGAAAGAAAGCCGCGCCTGGACTACTCCGCGCGGCTCGACCGCGCCTCAAGCCGGCGCGGCCATCCACTCCGACTTTCGCGACAAATTCATCCGTGCCGAAGTCATTCAATACGAGAAATTAATTGAAGCCGGCTCCTACGCCACCGCCCGCGCCAAAGGCTGGGTTCGTACAGAAGGGAAGGAGTATATCGTGCAAGACGGCGATGTTATAGAGTTTTTGATTTAA
- the mltG gene encoding endolytic transglycosylase MltG, whose product MSWNNQLKEKAKILFQRLGLYGILIICVLLFCFYLFFFQTPRNFKPDSTIKIEAGQSVYSVTREMTKEGIINSSFWLTNLIILTGGEHRVVAGYYLFQSPENLFTIAHRITHGKFGIVQIKVTIPEGLNVSEIADIYKQKFNLFDEEGFLSLAKPKEGYLFPETYFFIPTVTPAEVVTMMSTTFNQKIAPLEPALATSSHSLNEIITMASILEGEAKTVEDKKIVSGILWQRLADGVALGVDSTFKYINGKSSAELTAADLKTKSPYNTYLNRGLPPTPISNPGLESIEAALNPTITDYYYFLSDKEGNIHYAKTLKEHLANIKKYL is encoded by the coding sequence ATGTCTTGGAACAATCAGCTTAAAGAGAAGGCCAAAATTCTGTTCCAGCGACTCGGTCTTTACGGCATTTTAATTATTTGCGTCCTCCTATTTTGTTTTTATTTATTCTTTTTTCAGACACCGCGCAATTTCAAACCCGACTCAACTATCAAGATCGAAGCCGGGCAAAGCGTTTATTCGGTGACGCGCGAGATGACAAAAGAGGGCATTATAAATTCTTCTTTTTGGCTGACCAATTTAATTATTTTAACCGGCGGCGAGCATCGAGTAGTCGCCGGCTATTATCTGTTTCAGAGTCCGGAAAATCTTTTTACCATTGCTCATCGCATTACACACGGAAAGTTCGGCATTGTTCAGATCAAGGTCACTATTCCTGAAGGCCTGAATGTTTCAGAGATCGCCGATATTTATAAACAGAAATTCAATCTTTTCGATGAAGAGGGATTCTTGAGTCTGGCCAAGCCGAAGGAAGGATATCTATTTCCGGAAACTTATTTTTTCATTCCAACGGTTACGCCCGCAGAAGTTGTTACCATGATGTCTACCACTTTTAATCAGAAAATTGCCCCCCTGGAGCCCGCTTTGGCCACTTCCAGTCATTCTTTGAACGAAATCATTACTATGGCCTCGATTTTGGAAGGCGAGGCCAAGACTGTAGAGGATAAGAAAATCGTCTCCGGTATTCTTTGGCAGCGGCTGGCGGATGGGGTGGCTCTGGGAGTAGATTCCACTTTTAAATACATTAACGGCAAAAGTTCGGCTGAATTAACTGCCGCCGATCTCAAAACTAAATCTCCCTATAATACTTATCTAAATCGCGGCCTGCCACCGACTCCAATTTCCAATCCAGGTCTTGAATCCATTGAAGCGGCTCTTAATCCAACTATCACCGATTATTACTATTTCCTTTCCGATAAAGAGGGGAATATTCACTATGCCAAGACTCTGAAGGAGCATCTGGCCAATATTAAAAAGTATCTTTGA
- a CDS encoding sigma factor-like helix-turn-helix DNA-binding protein: protein MNVLKSKPKQTTKHLLQSLPERAREVLIKRYGLGKDPEKMTLEAIGEHYGITRERVRQIENSALVNIRKSTALKEESAAFEELERLLDSMGSVVAEEDFLNEISKDPSVQNHVNFLLVVGDAFKRLKEDDEFKHRWYVNEDVSKKVHESLKKLYKNLSDEDIVPEAELISSFLEHVKDVNERYKDEEILKRWLGISKNISKNPLGEWGIASSPNIKTKGIRDYAFLAMRKHGSPIHFKEIAKIVTDLFDKKAHVATTHNELIKDPRFVLVGRGLYALSEWGYISGVVKDVIKKILEKNGPLTKEQIIEKVMKERYVKENTIIVNLQNPKFFKKTKEGKYTVV from the coding sequence ATGAACGTTTTAAAATCTAAACCGAAACAGACCACCAAGCATTTGCTTCAAAGTCTACCCGAGCGAGCCCGTGAAGTATTGATTAAGCGCTACGGCCTAGGCAAAGACCCCGAGAAAATGACCCTTGAGGCAATTGGAGAGCATTACGGCATCACCCGAGAACGAGTCCGCCAGATTGAAAATTCCGCTCTAGTCAACATTCGCAAATCAACAGCCTTAAAAGAAGAAAGCGCCGCCTTTGAAGAACTAGAGCGGCTCTTGGATTCTATGGGCTCTGTTGTGGCGGAAGAAGATTTTTTAAATGAAATTTCCAAAGATCCGTCTGTTCAAAATCACGTTAACTTTTTACTTGTTGTCGGTGATGCCTTCAAGCGCCTGAAAGAAGATGATGAATTCAAGCATCGCTGGTATGTGAACGAGGATGTTTCCAAGAAGGTTCACGAGTCTCTAAAGAAGCTTTACAAAAATCTTTCTGACGAAGATATTGTGCCGGAAGCCGAATTAATTTCGTCTTTTCTTGAACATGTCAAAGATGTTAATGAGCGATACAAAGATGAAGAAATTCTGAAACGCTGGTTGGGCATTTCTAAAAACATCAGCAAGAATCCGCTCGGAGAATGGGGCATTGCTTCATCGCCCAACATCAAGACTAAAGGCATTCGAGACTATGCCTTCTTGGCCATGCGAAAACACGGCTCGCCGATCCATTTCAAGGAAATTGCCAAGATTGTGACCGACCTTTTTGATAAGAAAGCGCACGTGGCTACCACTCATAACGAATTAATTAAAGATCCGCGCTTTGTGCTAGTGGGACGCGGCCTCTACGCTCTTTCCGAATGGGGCTATATTAGCGGCGTGGTCAAAGACGTCATCAAGAAAATCCTCGAGAAAAACGGTCCTTTAACTAAGGAGCAGATTATTGAAAAAGTAATGAAGGAACGATACGTCAAGGAAAATACCATTATTGTCAATCTGCAGAATCCAAAATTCTTCAAGAAGACGAAGGAAGGTAAATACACAGTAGTCTAA
- a CDS encoding class I tRNA ligase family protein → MKEYNHKEVEEKWQKIWEEKQIYKAEDNSKKPKFYSLIEFPYPSGDGLHVGHPRPYIGMDVISRKRRAEGFNVLYPIGWDAFGLPTENYAIKTGIAPAEVTKQNTDNFRRQIKMLGTSFDWSREINTTDPKYYKWTQWIFLQLYKHDLAYKAKATINWCPKDKIGLANEEVVNGRCERCGTPVEKREKEQWILAITKYAERLDKDLDSVDYLPQIKTQQRNWIGRSEGAEIKFYLNFTFDPSANQNRSPDGEKAHIPIFTTRPDTIFGATYLVLAPEHLWVTLATRNDHHVLENKEEVQTYVQTVKNKTDIERTAEGKEKTGIEIKGVRAINPATKEEIPIWVADYVLPHYGTGAIMAVPADDKRDEEFAEKFKLPIVRDYPKAGFEDFGKKVIRFKLRDWIFSRQRYWGEPIPIIHCPKCGMVAVPEEDLPVILPEVKNYQPTETGESPLSAISDWVKVKCPKCDGEAKRETDTMPTWAGSSWYFLRYTDPENDRALADPKKLKYWMPVDWYNGGMEHTTLHLLYSRFWNKFLFDIGVAPTSEPYRKRTSHGFILAPDGEKMSKSRGNVINPDDVVNQFGADTFRLYEMFMGPFDQAVKWSTEGILGPRRFLERIWKLSDKISENETSKETKALLEATIKKVTEDIEAMRFNTAVSALMIMANQFEKEESIRKTDYEKFLVLLSVFCPHICEELWQMCGHSDSIQEAAWPSYDQSLIREEKVTIVVQINGRLRASLESNPDKDEAGITEAAKAIPEVQKWLLGQTIKKVIFVPNKLINFVI, encoded by the coding sequence ATGAAAGAGTACAACCACAAAGAAGTTGAAGAAAAATGGCAAAAAATTTGGGAGGAAAAACAAATCTATAAGGCAGAAGATAATTCAAAGAAGCCCAAATTCTATAGTCTAATTGAATTTCCGTATCCGTCCGGAGACGGTCTTCATGTTGGTCATCCTCGTCCATACATTGGCATGGATGTCATTTCCCGGAAAAGACGAGCCGAAGGATTTAATGTTCTTTATCCGATAGGCTGGGATGCCTTTGGTCTGCCCACCGAAAACTATGCCATTAAGACTGGAATTGCTCCGGCCGAGGTAACCAAGCAAAACACCGATAATTTCCGCCGTCAGATCAAGATGCTCGGTACTTCTTTTGACTGGTCCCGAGAAATCAACACTACGGATCCAAAATATTACAAATGGACGCAATGGATTTTTTTGCAGCTCTACAAACATGACTTGGCTTACAAAGCCAAAGCCACTATTAATTGGTGCCCGAAAGACAAAATCGGTTTAGCTAACGAGGAAGTGGTTAACGGTAGATGCGAGCGTTGTGGCACGCCGGTGGAAAAGCGGGAGAAAGAGCAATGGATTCTAGCCATCACTAAATATGCCGAACGCCTTGACAAAGATCTTGACAGCGTCGATTACCTGCCGCAAATCAAAACCCAACAGCGCAACTGGATCGGCCGAAGTGAGGGAGCGGAAATAAAATTTTATCTAAACTTTACCTTCGATCCTTCGGCGAATCAGAATCGCAGCCCCGATGGGGAAAAAGCTCATATCCCAATTTTTACCACTCGTCCGGATACTATTTTCGGCGCAACATATCTGGTGTTGGCGCCGGAGCATTTGTGGGTCACCTTAGCGACGCGTAACGATCATCACGTTTTAGAGAACAAAGAAGAAGTCCAGACTTATGTCCAGACCGTTAAAAATAAAACTGATATTGAACGAACCGCGGAAGGAAAAGAAAAGACGGGCATAGAGATTAAAGGAGTTCGAGCTATTAATCCTGCTACCAAGGAAGAAATTCCAATTTGGGTGGCAGATTACGTTCTGCCACATTACGGAACCGGCGCTATTATGGCTGTACCAGCAGACGATAAGAGAGATGAAGAGTTTGCGGAGAAATTTAAGCTGCCGATTGTCAGGGATTATCCGAAAGCCGGATTTGAGGATTTTGGCAAAAAGGTTATTCGATTCAAGCTCCGCGACTGGATCTTTTCACGCCAGCGATATTGGGGGGAGCCGATTCCGATAATTCATTGCCCGAAATGCGGGATGGTGGCGGTGCCCGAAGAGGATTTACCGGTGATCTTGCCAGAGGTGAAAAATTATCAGCCGACTGAAACAGGGGAGTCGCCACTTTCCGCTATTTCCGATTGGGTCAAGGTGAAGTGTCCAAAGTGCGATGGAGAGGCTAAAAGAGAAACCGATACTATGCCAACATGGGCTGGTTCTAGCTGGTATTTTTTGCGCTATACCGATCCAGAAAATGATCGCGCTCTGGCTGATCCGAAAAAACTTAAATATTGGATGCCGGTTGATTGGTATAACGGTGGCATGGAGCACACCACTCTTCACTTGCTCTACTCACGGTTTTGGAACAAGTTCCTCTTTGATATTGGAGTTGCTCCGACAAGCGAGCCATATCGGAAGAGAACTTCACATGGATTTATCCTAGCGCCCGATGGCGAGAAGATGTCCAAATCTCGCGGCAATGTTATCAATCCGGATGATGTCGTCAATCAATTTGGAGCTGATACTTTTCGTCTGTATGAAATGTTTATGGGGCCGTTTGATCAAGCGGTAAAGTGGAGCACTGAAGGTATTCTTGGACCACGCCGATTTTTGGAAAGAATCTGGAAATTGTCCGATAAAATTTCAGAAAATGAAACATCCAAAGAAACTAAGGCCTTACTCGAAGCAACTATTAAAAAAGTAACTGAAGATATTGAGGCAATGAGATTTAATACGGCCGTCTCAGCTTTGATGATTATGGCCAACCAGTTTGAGAAGGAGGAATCTATTAGGAAAACCGATTATGAAAAGTTTTTAGTCTTGTTATCAGTTTTCTGCCCGCACATTTGCGAGGAATTGTGGCAAATGTGCGGGCACTCCGACTCCATTCAAGAAGCCGCCTGGCCTTCCTACGATCAATCCCTAATCCGCGAAGAAAAGGTGACAATTGTGGTTCAAATTAACGGCCGCCTGCGGGCCAGTTTGGAATCGAACCCCGATAAAGACGAAGCTGGAATAACCGAAGCGGCCAAAGCCATTCCGGAAGTCCAAAAATGGCTTCTTGGCCAAACTATTAAAAAAGTCATTTTTGTCCCCAATAAGCTAATAAATTTTGTCATTTAG